In the genome of Candidatus Microbacterium phytovorans, one region contains:
- a CDS encoding serine/threonine-protein kinase → MAARLPSAPPVLGGFTYVRPLGTGGFADVFLFEQNLPRRPVAVKVLLKDIVDEGLLRMFNAEADVMARLSSHPSILTVYEASISADGRPYLVMEYCPTSLTTRYRREAIPVAEVLQLGIKIASALETAHRSGLLHRDIKPSNILVTAFGAPVLSDFGIAAAVSGRTGADEVFAMSVPWSAPEIVDEKIPGSIPAEVWSLGATVYSLLAGRSPFERAGSGQNTREQLKTRIRRAAYTPVGRADVPPRLDGVLARAMSKDPAVRHASAAEFAYDLQLVQHEMGLAHTPMEVAVDEWATAGAAIDFADDRARGPVRPSVAYASRRASRAATPHTRRAPDDGTVLAGSEPLPPRRRGLRLALLLAGAAAVIAAAVTVVSLIAGGG, encoded by the coding sequence GTGGCCGCCCGTCTGCCCTCCGCGCCTCCGGTCCTCGGCGGCTTCACGTACGTTCGTCCTCTGGGCACGGGCGGGTTCGCCGACGTCTTCCTGTTCGAGCAGAATCTCCCCCGGCGACCCGTGGCCGTCAAGGTGCTCCTCAAGGACATCGTCGACGAGGGGCTCCTGCGGATGTTCAATGCGGAGGCCGACGTCATGGCCCGCCTGAGCTCCCACCCGTCGATCCTCACGGTGTACGAGGCGAGCATCTCCGCCGACGGTCGCCCGTATCTCGTGATGGAGTACTGTCCGACGTCGCTGACCACGAGGTATCGGCGCGAGGCGATTCCCGTCGCGGAGGTGTTGCAGCTCGGCATCAAGATCGCCTCCGCGCTCGAGACGGCGCACCGTTCGGGGCTGCTGCACCGCGACATCAAGCCGTCGAACATCCTCGTCACCGCGTTCGGAGCGCCCGTGCTCAGCGACTTCGGCATCGCCGCCGCGGTGAGCGGACGGACGGGAGCCGACGAGGTGTTCGCGATGTCGGTGCCGTGGAGCGCGCCCGAGATCGTCGACGAGAAGATCCCGGGGTCGATCCCCGCGGAGGTGTGGTCGCTCGGTGCGACGGTGTACTCGCTGCTGGCAGGCCGCAGCCCGTTCGAGCGTGCGGGCAGCGGGCAGAACACCCGCGAGCAGTTGAAGACACGCATCCGCCGCGCTGCCTACACGCCCGTCGGTCGGGCAGACGTCCCGCCACGCCTCGACGGCGTGCTCGCGCGTGCCATGAGCAAAGATCCCGCCGTCCGCCACGCCTCGGCGGCGGAGTTCGCCTACGATCTGCAACTCGTCCAGCACGAGATGGGGCTCGCACACACGCCGATGGAGGTCGCCGTCGACGAGTGGGCCACCGCGGGGGCTGCGATCGACTTCGCGGACGACCGCGCGCGCGGTCCCGTGCGCCCGTCCGTCGCCTACGCGTCCCGGCGCGCTTCCCGGGCCGCAACCCCGCATACCCGTCGCGCCCCCGACGACGGCACGGTCCTCGCCGGATCGGAGCCCCTACCTCCCCGTCGACGCGGCCTGCGACTGGCGCTCCTCCTCGCGGGCGCAGCCGCCGTGATCGCCGCCGCCGTGACCGTCGTCTCGTTGATCGCGGGAGGGGGCTGA